Proteins encoded in a region of the Bactrocera tryoni isolate S06 chromosome 4, CSIRO_BtryS06_freeze2, whole genome shotgun sequence genome:
- the LOC120775494 gene encoding uncharacterized protein LOC120775494 isoform X2, whose product MTSILDIYNFFLPLKYFITNDRFDALMQHVDLNYLLNAMFWIFLLFAGGFIGFYKIFEVFLKTSNIKFYKRKQFARSVWNIAFYAACTLFLYFYNEFMLLPQLFKNQGRYSLFYSSENMIFYKSQQCEKFQFYSLFIITFNLHNAILDFKESDYLEACSKTLYLLALGAIDVYKYENYFVGLNLSLGVYNILTESLFLLALINSKGSRLLFQVFLGLRIASWSHVFISLLPFKYLVPTLFAKNFKIMLNVTIWLWYGLSIWNSPVLQYFYHQIYHSSPLDCSGEGSAAKCILLKDSSEHRHFKTLKKAYMEVKLAQEKLKISSLANSSGSDSSCTSAKAFQAIKCIMTLKRKLKRIREGRGSEMENDTEDMNNE is encoded by the exons ATGACATCTATATTGGAC ATTTATAACTTCTTTCTGCCGCTAAAATACTTCATCACAAATGACCGGTTCGATGCATTAATGCAGCATGTGGACTTGAATTATTTGCTCAACGCTATGTTttggatatttttattattcgcCGGAGGCTTCATTGGATTCTATAAAATATTCGAG GTTTTCCTAAAAACATCCAATATAAAATTCTACAAACGTAAACAATTTGCACGATCCGTGTGGAACATTGCCTTTTATGCCGCTTGCACACTCtttctatatttttacaatgaatTTATGTTGCTACCGCAGCTGTTCAAGAATCAAGGACGCTACTCATTGTTCTATTCATCAGAGAACATGATCTTTTACAAATCACAacaatgtgaaaaatttcaattctattcGCTGTTCATCATAACATTTAACCTACATAACGCCATATTGGATTTCAAGGAATCCGATTATCTAGAGGCTTGCTCGAAGACGCTGTACTTACTTGCATTGGGAGCTATTGATGTGTACAA ataTGAAAATTACTTTGTGGGTTTGAATCTCAGCTTAGGCGTCTACAATATACTAACGGAATCTCTTTTCCTGCTGgctttaattaattcgaaagGGAGCCGTTTATTGTTTCAAGTGTTTTTGGGACTACGCATCGCTTCGTG GTCCCACGTATTCATCAGCTTGCtaccatttaaatatttagttccTACcttgtttgccaaaaattttaaaataatgttaaatgtTACAATTTGGCTGTGGTACGGCTTGTCCATTTGGAATTCGCCAGTGCTGCAGTATTTTTACCACCAGATTTATCACTCTTCGCCGTTGGACTGCTCGGGTGAAGGATCAGCAGCAAA ATGCATCTTGCTGAAGGACTCAAGTGAACATCGTCACTTTAAAACACTAAAAAAGGCCTATATGGAAGTAAAATTAGCGCAGGAGAAGTTAAAGATCAGCTCTCTAGCCAATTCGTCTGGCTCAGATAGTTCCTGCACGTCAGCAAAAGCTTTTCAGGCTATTAAAT GCATAATGACGCTTAAGCGAAAATTGAAGCGCATACGTGAGGGACGTGGTTCAGAGATGGAGAATGACACCGAAGATATGAATAACGAATAG
- the LOC120775494 gene encoding uncharacterized protein LOC120775494 isoform X1, whose protein sequence is MTSILDMKPGPPDYWADIYNFFLPLKYFITNDRFDALMQHVDLNYLLNAMFWIFLLFAGGFIGFYKIFEVFLKTSNIKFYKRKQFARSVWNIAFYAACTLFLYFYNEFMLLPQLFKNQGRYSLFYSSENMIFYKSQQCEKFQFYSLFIITFNLHNAILDFKESDYLEACSKTLYLLALGAIDVYKYENYFVGLNLSLGVYNILTESLFLLALINSKGSRLLFQVFLGLRIASWSHVFISLLPFKYLVPTLFAKNFKIMLNVTIWLWYGLSIWNSPVLQYFYHQIYHSSPLDCSGEGSAAKCILLKDSSEHRHFKTLKKAYMEVKLAQEKLKISSLANSSGSDSSCTSAKAFQAIKCIMTLKRKLKRIREGRGSEMENDTEDMNNE, encoded by the exons ATGACATCTATATTGGACATGAAGCCTGGTCCGCCCGACTATTGGGCGGACATTTATAACTTCTTTCTGCCGCTAAAATACTTCATCACAAATGACCGGTTCGATGCATTAATGCAGCATGTGGACTTGAATTATTTGCTCAACGCTATGTTttggatatttttattattcgcCGGAGGCTTCATTGGATTCTATAAAATATTCGAG GTTTTCCTAAAAACATCCAATATAAAATTCTACAAACGTAAACAATTTGCACGATCCGTGTGGAACATTGCCTTTTATGCCGCTTGCACACTCtttctatatttttacaatgaatTTATGTTGCTACCGCAGCTGTTCAAGAATCAAGGACGCTACTCATTGTTCTATTCATCAGAGAACATGATCTTTTACAAATCACAacaatgtgaaaaatttcaattctattcGCTGTTCATCATAACATTTAACCTACATAACGCCATATTGGATTTCAAGGAATCCGATTATCTAGAGGCTTGCTCGAAGACGCTGTACTTACTTGCATTGGGAGCTATTGATGTGTACAA ataTGAAAATTACTTTGTGGGTTTGAATCTCAGCTTAGGCGTCTACAATATACTAACGGAATCTCTTTTCCTGCTGgctttaattaattcgaaagGGAGCCGTTTATTGTTTCAAGTGTTTTTGGGACTACGCATCGCTTCGTG GTCCCACGTATTCATCAGCTTGCtaccatttaaatatttagttccTACcttgtttgccaaaaattttaaaataatgttaaatgtTACAATTTGGCTGTGGTACGGCTTGTCCATTTGGAATTCGCCAGTGCTGCAGTATTTTTACCACCAGATTTATCACTCTTCGCCGTTGGACTGCTCGGGTGAAGGATCAGCAGCAAA ATGCATCTTGCTGAAGGACTCAAGTGAACATCGTCACTTTAAAACACTAAAAAAGGCCTATATGGAAGTAAAATTAGCGCAGGAGAAGTTAAAGATCAGCTCTCTAGCCAATTCGTCTGGCTCAGATAGTTCCTGCACGTCAGCAAAAGCTTTTCAGGCTATTAAAT GCATAATGACGCTTAAGCGAAAATTGAAGCGCATACGTGAGGGACGTGGTTCAGAGATGGAGAATGACACCGAAGATATGAATAACGAATAG
- the LOC120773922 gene encoding uncharacterized protein LOC120773922 — MSDIYYCSNNKNKQKSSADGKSSSAEKSSKSGSANGVSNSNSNNNNNNNTTRENNNVCGKHISNGKTNWNAKGVQSNPSGHRDSTGNGLNAQAQPQKVYHNARCARHHKPHHNHSHNSNNNNSSNHNSSSNNTNSIANGNNNNNNSNSNGVLANGATPNGLTDLCHHQLANPPAHGHGHNHTHTNGGGHRRKSESVLSTDSDIRFTRRKLGDSQKCGCAVIAGFLVALLVAGAFVYVGYTYFRPEPLPDRTFRGKFLVMNDKWSMELADQNSLRFNHKARDFRERINLIVKRSDLREAYEGSEILALDGTEDINEVVVHFNLIFDPYAGLVSTADLLALFAEEINEPNRKYFANMTVDPQSLTIKEVTGLIEEPVMSSSPLGGEDDTTEIITTTPKPPRRCEPLKLNYCRSIGYNITTYPNFLGHHSFEEVQADVIAFRELVDAECFREAFDFVCRLLQPPCDTHGSFEPTPGMMCREYCQLFMRGCGSRLPARFKRFFDCETFPESTGIQSCHNKPHCAHDLQNNAQSPRLCDGFVDCPDFSDERTCTFCTANSLYCGRGRACVPRKARCDGKADCPDGSDEKDCLAIAPLAADLLKPEPMVPYLPRFHSEGFAVFSEKGVVGKLCAEGLEADSKLIVRQTVAESLCKSLGYESVEIFEVRNDTEQVEDYVRVLDPHAPEISFIRTHCQKRQVLYVGCGELQCGVQSVLSPKQYLSLPKMSSPGDWPWLVALYREDIHVCDGTLISRDWVLTTESCFQGQPRATWMAIFGAVRLSSNAPWTQRRRIIGLIKSPVEGSTAALIRLETPVNFSDHVRPICLPDELQRKQDQLAKRRAFVPKAERLEGKRPQPKVPPTPSAVQRHLAESQKFFVSPAVEQEPVDTHSSSSSESREEYSRYDFDHSEAAASQMPHAEALTQTVEQQFNEYPLPDSAPQVHYYSGAASSAGRYAPVPVATGGVGVAGRTPIGGVNSKTSTPPPRVEEIWTNCNTLGWSRQRDHLQRVQLKIGDMAPCENISIATVNSMCTEATYQKHDCTQEEYSGAPVQCLIPGTNQWALLGVSSWRIACGPSGVERPRMYDKITSNAAWIREILSAA, encoded by the exons gGCGTTCAGAGCAATCCGAGTGGACATCGCGATTCAACCGGAAATGGCTTAAATGCGCAAGCGCAGCCGCAGAAAGTTTATCACAACGCGCGTTGTGCGCGCCACCACAAACCACATCACAATCATAGccacaacagtaacaacaacaacagcagcaaccacaacagcagcagcaataacacCAACAGTATTGCCaatggcaacaataacaacaacaacagcaatagcaatgGTGTTCTCGCGAATGGTGCGACGCCGAATGGTCTTACCGACTTGTGTCACCATCAGTTGGCCAATCCACCCGCACATGGACATGGacacaatcacacacacacaaacggcGGCGGACATCGAAGAAAATCGGAGTCAGTGCTATCTACAGATTCGGATATACGTTTCACCCGTCGCAAGCTGGGCGATAGTCAGAAGTGTGGTTGTGCTGTGATAGCGGGATTTCTAGTCGCCCTCCTTGTGGCCGGCGCTTTCGTTTATGTTGGTT ATACATATTTCCGCCCTGAACCGCTACCAGATCGGACTTTCCGCGGTAAATTTCTGGTAATGAACGATAAGTGGTCCATGGAGTTGGCAGATCAGAATTCATTGAGATTTAATCACAAAGCACGTGACTTCCGCGAGCGCATTAATTTGATTGTAAAACGTTCCGATTTACGTGAGGCTTACGAAGGCAGCGAGATATTGGCGCTGGATGg CACGGAGGATATCAATGAGGTTGTTGTGCATTTCAACCTTATATTTGATCCATATGCCGGTCTGGTATCGACTGCCGATCTCTTGGCACTCTTCGCTGAGGAGATTAACGAACCGAATCGCAAATATTTTGCCAATATGACCGTTGATCCACAGAGTTTAACGATCAAAGAAGTTACCGGCCTCATTGAAGAACCTGTTATGTCTTCTTCACCACTCGGTGGAGAAGATGATACTACCGAGATAATTACTACCACGCCGAAGCCACCGCGCCGTTGTGAACCGCTCAAATTGAACTACTGCCGTTCAATCGGTTACAATATCACGACTTATCCAAATTTCCTGGGGCATCATTCGTTTGAGGAGGTACAAGCGGACGTGATTGCTTTTCGCGAATTAGTCGATGCCGAGTGTTTTCGTGAAGCTTTCGATTTTGTTTGCCGCTTACTGCAACCACCTTGTGATACACATGGTTCATTCGAACCGACGCCGGGTATGATGTGTCGCGAATATTGTCAGCTCTTCATGAGGGGCTGCGGTAGTCGTTTGCCTGCACGTTTCAAGCGATTTTTCGATTGTGAAACTTTTCCGGAATCGACGGGCATACAGAGTTGTCATAACAAGCCACATTGCGCACACGATTTACAGAACAATGCACAAAGTCCGCGTCTCTGTGACGGTTTCGTGGACTGCCCGGATTTCTCTGATGAACGCACTTGTACTTTCTGTACGGCGAATTCATTATATTGTGGTAGAGGGCGCGCTTGTGTGCCACGTAAGGCGCGTTGCGATGGCAAGGCTGATTGTCCAGATGGTTCGGATGAAAAAGATTGTC ttGCTATAGCACCACTAGCTGCCGATCTCTTAAAGCCCGAGCCGATGGTGCCCTATTTACCACGCTTCCACTCAGAAGGTTTCGCGGTATTTTCCGAAAAGGGTGTTGTGGGAAAATTGTGCGCAGAAGGTCTGGAAGCAGATAGCAAATTAATAGTACGTCAAACTGTGGCAGAATCGCTTTGCAAATCCCTCGGCTATGA ATCCGTAGAAATATTTGAGGTGCGCAACGATACAGAACAAGTAGAAGATTACGTGCGTGTGCTGGATCCTCACGCGCCGGAGATATCTTTTATACGCACCCACTGTCAGAAGCGGCAGGTACTCTACGTCGGCTGTGGTGAGCTACAGTGTGGGGTGCAGTCGGTATTATCGCCCAAACAATATCTGTCGTTGCCAAAGATGTCCTCACCTGGTGATTGGCCTTGGTTGGTGGCGCTCTATCGCGAGGACATACATGTGTGTGATGGAACACTG ATATCTCGCGATTGGGTGCTTACTACCGAATCGTGTTTCCAAGGACAACCACGCGCCACTTGGATGGCTATATTTGGCGCCGTGCGTCTATCATCCAACGCACCTTGGACTCAGCGTCGTcgtattattggtttgataaaGAGTCCCGTAGAAGGTTCCACAGCGGCATTAATTCGACTTGAGACACCTGTTAATTTCTCGGATCACGTGCGCCCTATATGCCTACCCGATGAACTGCAGCGCAAACAGGATCAGCTAGCGAAACGTCGCGCTTTTGTACCCAAAGCTGAGCGTCTAGAGGGTAAACGTCCACAGCCGAAGGTACCGCCCACTCCTAGCGCTGTCCAACGTCATTTGGCAGAATCACAAAAGTTCTTCGTATCACCGGCGGTGGAACAGGAACCAGTTGATACGCACAGCAGTAGCAGCTCGGAAAGTAGAGAGGAATATTCACGTTATGATTTCGATCACTCTGAAGCGGCCGCCTCACAAATGCCGCATGCTGAAGCGCTGACCCAAACGGTAGAGCAACAATTCAATGAATATCCGTTGCCGGACAGTGCGCCACAAGTACATTACTACAGTGGCGCTGCATCATCTGCTGGGCGTTATGCGCCTGTGCCTGTGGCGACTGGCGGTGTCGGTGTTGCAGGTCGAACGCCAATCGGAGGTGTGAATAGTAAAACATCAACGCCGCCGCCTAGAGTTGAAGAAATCTGGACAAACTGCAATACACTAGGCTGGTCTAGACAACGTGATCATCTGCAGCGAGTACAGCTGAAAATCGGTGATATGGCACCATGTGAGAATATCTCCATAGCGACGGTAAACAGTATGTGCACCGAGGCGACATATCAGAAGCATGATTGCACG CAAGAAGAGTATTCCGGTGCGCCTGTGCAGTGCCTCATACCGGGCACAAATCAATGGGCATTGCTCGGTGTTTCATCCTGGCGTATTGCTTGTGGACCGAGCGGCGTCGAGCGACCGAGAATGTATGACAAAATCACTTCGAACGCGGCGTGGATACGGGAGATTCTAAGTGCGGCGTAG
- the LOC120773927 gene encoding uncharacterized protein LOC120773927 has product MSQRQILKVAYHGNRQLIRYKLGSTYDEILKTIMQHFQLPSKRKSASSLKLTNEAGKVFSKRQLKNYLLLFPNTKITFHLQSNQQTTASSERKLSILPRSNIAINTVTTNQQKSRKRQRETDYEYDPKYPTTPVFRMNCFIGVCPSNCSPPPTKRVRFSESSNSIRIIPARSETKDVVQGALRRTSSFVGQYPQMAM; this is encoded by the exons atgtcCCAACGTCAAATTTTAAAAGTTGCTTACCACGGAAACCGTCAGTTAATCCGTTATAAGCTGGGCAGCACTTATGATGAAATTCTTAAGACGA TCATGCAACACTTCCAGCTTCCAAGCAAACGCAAATCAGCATCATCTCTCAAGCTTACCAATGAAGCCGGAAAGGTATTCAGTAAACGTCAACTCAAAAACTATCTGTTATTGTTTCCGAACACCAAAATTACATTCCATTTACAAAGTAACCAACAAACGACAGCAAGCTCGGAAAGGAAGCTGAGCATATTACCACGAAGCAATATTGCAATTAACACTGTAACCACAAATCAGCAAAAGAGCCGAAAGCGTCAACGCGAAACCGATTACGAATACGATCCGAAATACCCAACGACACCTGTATTTCGCATGAACTGTTTCATAGGCGTGTGTCCCAGCAATTGTTCACCACCGCCTACAAAACGTGTCCGTTTCAGCGAATCTTCAAACAGCATCAGAATTATACCTGCGCGATCCGAAACAAAAGATGTTGTTCAAGGTGCACTGCGGCGGACGAGTTCTTTTGTGGGTCAATATCCGCAAATGGCAATGTAA
- the LOC120773925 gene encoding uncharacterized protein LOC120773925 translates to MCQRRILKVAYHGNRQLIRYKLGSTYDEILKTIMQHFQIPSKRKSASSLKLTNEAGKVFSKRQLKNYLLLFPNTKITFHLQSNQQTTASSGRNLSILPRSNIAINTVTTNQQKSRKRQRETDYEYDPTYPTTPVFRMNCFIGVYPGKCTPPPTKRVRFSESSNSIRIIPARSETKEVVQGALQRTSSFVGEYPQMATQTKLTAEHFN, encoded by the exons atgtgccAACGCAGAATTTTAAAAGTTGCTTACCACGGAAACCGTCAGTTAATCCGTTATAAGCTGGGCAGCACTTATGATGAAATTCTTAAGACGA TCATGCAACACTTCCAGATTCCAAGCAAACGCAAATCAGCATCATCTCTCAAGCTTACCAATGAAGCCGGAAAAGTATTCAGTAAACGTCAACTCAAAAACTATCTGTTATTGTTTCCGAACACCAAAATTACATTCCATTTACAAAGTAACCAACAAACGACAGCAAGTTCGGGAAGGAACCTGAGCATATTACCACGAAGCAATATTGCAATTAACACTGTAACCACAAATCAGCAAAAGAGCCGAAAGCGTCAGCGCGAAACCGATTACGAGTACGATCCAACCTACCCAACGACACCTGTATTTCGCATGAACTGTTTCATAGGCGTGTATCCCGGCAAATGTACACCACCGCCTACAAAACGTGTCCGTTTCAGCGAATCTTCAAACAGCATCAGAATTATACCTGCGCGATCCGAAACAAAAGAAGTTGTTCAAGGTGCGCTGCAGCGGACGAGTTCTTTCGTGGGTGAATATCCCCAAATGGCAACACAAACAAAACTAACGGCGGAGCATTTTAATTAA
- the LOC120773926 gene encoding uncharacterized protein LOC120773926: MVEGGSLIVCYRKQISNIHYEATNRYEQIIKLIIQRFNIPASHEPALLISTENGRIFDKLQFDYFLTLFPNPSMVFYIRYDYNRAVGILQSTQPQEEVAKTTIESDIQVKNKRKNPAGEDDDQCASKFTPVYRMNCFIYEYPTTTIKLTNDSAKKQKANMKKQSPRSEFVKRVKKRLQMGELKKRTMKPLAQVKRFMRL, translated from the exons ATGGTTGAGGGCGGCAGTTTGATTGTTTGCTATCGGAAGCAAATAAGTAACATCCATTACGAGGCCACAAATCGTTACGAACAGATCATTAAGTTGA TTATTCAGCGCTTCAATATTCCCGCCTCGCATGAGCCAGCTCTGCTGATCTCCACCGAAAACGGCAGAATTTTTGATAAGCTGCAGTTCGACTACTTTCTCACGCTCTTCCCGAACCCCAGCATGGTTTTCTACATACGTTATGATTACAATCGTGCAGTCGGCATCTTGCAGTCAACGCAACCGCAAGAGGaagttgcaaaaacaacaatagagAGTGATATTcaagtgaaaaacaaaagaaagaacCCAGCTGGTGAAGATGATGATCAGTGTGCATCGAAGTTTACGCCAGTCTATCGTATGAATTGCTTTATCTACGAATATCCTACAACTactataaaattaacaaatgacAGCGCTAAGAAGCAGAAAGCTAATATGAAGAAACAGTCACCGCGTAGCGAATTTGTGAAGCGCGTGAAAAAGCGTTTGCAAATGGGTGAATTGAAAAAGCGCACAATGAAGCCTTTGGCGCAAGTAAAGCGCTTTATGCGGCTATGA